The genomic interval CCTCTCCTACAAGCACTGGACGTGACATACAGGCTCCATTCCAGTGACCCCGGTTACACCTCCATCCCCTttcatacctagtttaaagGTCTATGAATGAGCCTTTCCAACTCGCGTCTTAAGACCCCTTTCCACCGGTGGCAGAAGTTACTCCTATCGGTTGCCAGCCAGCCTCGTCTTgtgcaaacagagcagaggTCAAAAAACCCAAATCCCTGCCAGGCACACCAGGCTCTGAGCCAGGTATTAATCCATTGGCCCATTATATTTAGTGCCTCATTATTCCCTATAACTGGAATGATAGAGGAGAACAGAACCTGAGGTGCTCCCAAACCCCTTACCTCTTATCACCCTTTACCTCTTTATTGCTTCTCAGCCTTTTGGCTAAGATCAAGTGTAGTGTAGTGTAGTTAACTGCAAGATTAAGTGAATGAGCATTTACCTTTAGCtctgaaaagacaaagcagcagtaaaaacaGTGCTAGCAACAGTCATAGAGTGATCATTTTGTTGTTGCAACCCCcagaattctgcatttcttacaTGTCACTAGGAATGTCTATGAGAATTATGAACTACATCtatatatgtatctatatatatattctgcATATATCTATGTCTGCATACAGAGGAAATATCTGTACAAGCTACTTTGTGTTATCAGTTTACGCTCTgagtgcagctcagcacaggttTTCTCTCCTGCCCTCTCACACAGTATTTCTGCCACAGTAATAAAGGTCTTTCTCTAAGAACTGAATGACTCTGTACTTGTCCCAGGGACAAGCCCTCAGCATCCcaaccccagccctgctgcaatgTCACTGCCAGAGAGCAGGGCCACAGCTGCtgaatgattgcagtactgGGGGACATGGATGCTGGAGGTCCATAGGCACTGAAGGACCACAGACACTGAGGGTCTCAGACGCTCGGATCTCTACTGTCTCCAAGGAACCACACGCACAACactgagggcagagctgcagctgccctaAGACATGTTCCACTGAGACCATGGAACATGGCTGCCGCCACAGTGgtacagcacagtgctgctggttttCTGCTAGCCTGTATGGCATTCTGGGACATCCAAGTGtagagaagtggaaaaaacaaTCATTTCACAGGTACCAAATCTCCATCCTGGGCAAAGAACGGTGCCTTCACTCGTTCATGTATCACAGGAAAGGAGTGGGGGGGTCATTTTGTGCAGTTGGTGTTTCAGCTCTCCAGCCATGGGGGCAAGTGACACATATCCACTCATGAGACTGAGTGTCAGCGGCACTTCTTGCTTCAGGCAACAGCACTGAGCAATAGCAGCAGTGTGTTCCACCCTGAAGTTTTCTGCTTGGGCACAGGGAGCAAAGGAGCTCCATGTGGAAGCACAGCTTGCTGCTGGACTTGCtctgatgaaagaaaatacGTAAGTGTAAtgcaaaatgctgcagtgcTAAATAAGTACAAACCAAAGGCAATTTTAGGCACTGTTTAATCATCGCACTGAGTGCAAGCACACATGGACAGTAGCAGACATGAATGACAAACTGCAATTTGTAAACACTGTGGATTTAAAACATCACGATGCGGAGGGCAGCCACATCCAAATACAGTGGAGGGCACGCTCGTTGTGGCACAGGCTGTCTGCAGCCGCTGCTCTTGTCACAGCTGTAGTTTTCAGCAGCCGTTTTCCAGCGACGATTCTGTGTTCCACTGCGCAAGTCGGGCAGATTTGCGCAATACGGTGGCTCCGCATCCATTAGCCCGCATACTGACGGCGAGTTATCAGCCGGGCCGATGCAGTTCTCCCCAAATCCCCGCGCCGCAGCACCTCCCGAGGGCAGGCAGCCGATCGGCTGCTCGGCCACGCGCGTGCACAGCGCTCTCTCTTCCCGCCCTTCCGCAGCGCAAAGTCCTCGGGCATCCGAAAAGTTGCCCATTCTCGCCCCAGAGAGCAGCGCTGCCGGGAGGGCACCCCGCGGGCTCTCAGCGCGGCACCCATCGGAAGCGGTACCCTCCGTCGGCGGTGTGCAAGGTGAACGCGTTGCCCTGCGGGAAGGCCAACGTGCGGATGCCGCCCTGCTCACCGAAGGCCACCCGCAGACTGCCGCCGCCTTCCAGCTCCGCGTCGCCGGCGCTCAGCGGGACGGCCGCGCGCGCGGTGCGCAGCCCGCGGAAGGCGCCGTGGAGCCGCGGGCGCTTGGCGGCGGGACTGCCCGCCAGGCTGCGCAGAGCCGCGCGGCACTGCGCCGACACCGCCCGCAGCATGCCGCCCACGCCCGCCGCCTCCGCGCGCCCGCAGCACccggcgggaggaggaggagcgggaGGAGGAAGAGCCGCGCCGCCGGGGCGCGCCGGGAGCATCAGCTTCTGCCGGAGGGGAGAGAGGCTTCAGCGCACCGCCCCGTAGCCCCGCAGCGCCTCGCCCCGGCACGCTCTGTGCGGcccggccgccccgcgccccgcacTGTCGGTGGGCGGCACTCACGTCGAGCACCGTGGCCAGCTGCCGAGCCTGGTTcgccagctccttcagctgcacGTTGCTCTCCCGTAGCgtctccagctcctcctgcttctgCGCCAGAGCCTCCTGCAGCTGCGGGCACGAGCGGACAGTGGGCGCTCGGGACAGCTCCGGCGCCTGAGGAACACGGGGACGTGCCAGCGTCCCCAGCGGGATGACGGCTCGGCCCGGGCCCTACCTGGCTGTTTTCCTCCAGAGCATCTCCAAGTGCCTGCCCTTGTCTCTCGGCCGCGTCCCGCCAGCACGGCTGCAGGGATTccgggggctgcgggcgctCCACACAGGTGCCGAAGGCCACGTCCTCACCGAGGGAGAAGTCGAAGTCAGCGCAGTCCGGCGGTGGGGGCACCCAGGTGGAGGCATCTGGAGAGAAAAACCCAGAGGGTGATGGCATAGGGCTGGGGGTTCAGACCCTGACTCACCGTCCCCGTTCTGAGCACCCCCCGGCGGCCgtgtccctgctgtgtgcactggCCCCACCTGGGTTTCAGTTCTACCCCCAAGGGGACGCGCTGCCGTGTCGGCCGTCACAAGCATCCAAACACCCgagaaagcaaaaacagaagcagaccGAACGCAGCACGCAGACACTGCGTTACTCCACATCTGGCCAGGAGAGGATGGACATCTACTTGCCAGACATAAAATCATGGACAGCATCTCTGAGATCCTGGAAATCGAACTCCGGCTCATCCTGCAGGCACGGGCCCTGGGGACGAATGAAGACCGGTGAAGAGGTGGAGTTGGCTCCGACAGCCGCAACTGCCGGAGCCGCGCAGGATGACCTGCGGGGTTACCTGCGGTGGGGCGGCGGGGCCGACCATGGCGGCTGGGAGGACGGGGCCGCGGGCTACCAGCTCCTGCCAGTCACGGGCGGCGTGCGCCGTGGGCGGCGAGAGACGGCGGTGAGAGAGAGCTGGGGCCGGGCCGGAGgggccgcggcggggccggggctcgGGTCCGCGAGGGCTCAGCCCCGTCGGAGAtgtccccgccgccgccccgctgGACCGCGCGGGCTTTTTAGCTCCGCGGACGGGCGGGCCCGGCGCCCGGTTGGGGCAGATGCTGCCGAAAGCCCGGCGGCCGCCCTGCTCCATGCCGTCGCGTCGCCCCCGACCTGGCCGACGCCTCTGCTCCGCTCCCCGCTCGGCGCGCAGTGGGGCCGCGGGGAGCCGGGGCCGGAGCCAGCCCGCGGGATGCCCGCCCGCCTCCATCCCTCTGCCGGGGCGGGGAACCATCCCGCCAACCCCGCGCCCGCGCCCGCGGAACCCGCGCCCGCGGTGCCGCTGGGCTGTcggggcggggcggagccgCCGCGCAGAGCCCCCACCCCGAGCGCCGCATGGCCGCCCCGGGCCCGGACTGCCGCCGCGGGTCCCGGCGGGGGGAGGTGGGCGGGAGTCGGATTGCGCGCTGGGACTCCGCGCCGTGGCTCCGCGCCGTGTCGGGGCTTCCCGCTGAACGGCGTACGACGGGGACAGACAACCTGACCAGTGGCATCGTGCACGCGGTGTGGGTGCGGTCCCCCCTACGCACCTCTATGCGCGGACGGGCAACGAAATAAAGAAAGATCGCTGTCGTGTTACGTCTCTCCTGTTAATTTTTTAAACTTactctaccttttttttttttcccctttattttttcccgGTGCCACACGGCCACTTGGCTGGGAGTTCGCCCGGGGTCACGGGCTGGCCAGGAAAGTTAGCAGTCCCGTAGTGTCTTTTGTACCGTTCCGTTCTCTTACATTGCGCCGAacttatgttttgcttttttcttcctgatcaCGAGCATCACCGAGCCAGCACACGGTGTGAAACAGGAGATCACTCTGGCGGGTTAATTGTTAATGGGACCTGATTGTCGATGTGATCCCCGCTGCGCCCGCGCACCTTCCTCCACCCCCCGTCTGCCCCAGGCAATGAACCACGCGCAGCTGATGTACAGGAATAGAGTTTATTTCGCTTCTCTCGGGCTCTCCTCCCGCTCGGGTGCCGTTACGGACAGCCCCCCGAATAAATAACGCGGTACCCGGCTATGTGTGTATTATTTACACGCTGGatgcagaaacacaaaacaatctCTGATCAGTGAGCGATCACGCGCATATTCCTCGCGGTGCCACACACGGTCACCTCCCGACCAGAGGCGACGCGCAGCGCGGGgctcccgcagccccgccgTCACTCGCCGTCCCTCAGCCACAGGCACTTCCGCAGCACCTCCGCGGGCACCACGAGCGGCAGCGTCGCGGCGTTGAGCGACACGAGCAGCCGCAGCTCAGCCATGCAGTTCCGCAGCTCCTGCCGCCGGTACCCGCTGACCCGCAGGTCCAGCGGGCAGCGGTGCAGGAGCAGCCGGTCCGCCAGCCCCAGGCTGGCCGCGGCCAGCAGCGACGGCGGGTACTTGGTGAAGGTGTAGTCGGCCAGGCTGATTTCCGCTACGCCCCGCGCCAGGCTCCCCGCGTCCGCCGCTTCGCCGGAGTCGGCGCCCGGAGCCTCCAGCCGCACCCGGGTGAAATGCTCGAGGAAGAAGGAGACGGTGGGCGCGCCCAGGCTGAAACCCAGCTTGTGCAGGACGATGCACTCCAGGTTGCAGAGTTGCTCCCTGCTGAAGGCGTTGCAGCAGAGGGCGAGGAGCTGCTTGACTCTGGGGGGGTGCATCTCCACCTGTGGGGGGAAGGACGGAGCGAGGAAAGGGGCTGCTGGGGCGCGAGGGCGACCGGCTCGCACTCACTCGGCCGTACCTGCTTGCAGGCGAGGAGCAGAGCCGTGGCCCCGAGCAGCTGGAAGCAGTCGGCGGCCACCGGGGTGGTGTCTAGGAAACGGTCGATGATGTTGACGGTCAGGCAGAACGCCTCGAAGGAGTACCCCAGCTCGCGGTGCACGGGGATGAGCCAGCTGATCAGCAGGCAGCGCGCCTCCGCGGTCACCTGCGCGGACAGAAGCGGGATgagcgggccgggccgggccggacCGGGCCCCACTCTCCCCGAAGTCCCCACCTGCGGCTGCCGGGCAAGCGGCTCCCGCGGCTGGAAGCGGCTCTCCAGCGCCTTGCGGGAGAGGTACCAGCTCTCCCCGTACTCGCGGAAGGTCTGCAGCTCCAGGCGGCTCTCCGCGCTCGTCTCCTCCTTCTTCAGCCGCCGGCTCCGCCGCAGGAGCGCCGGGCAGTGCCTTGGCCTGGGGCCGCTCTTCAGCCGCTGCAGGGTGGCTCCCCGCCGCCCGTCCGCCTCCGCCACCATGGGCGCGAGCCGCGCGCAGCAGCGGTGTCCGAGCGGCAGCGCTGCGCCGCGGTATTTGAGCGCTGGGAGGCGGGGAGCGGGCAGAGGCAGGAAATCGGtctccaaaacaaaacccagaacaCAGTCGAGGAGGAGCCGGGCCGTCGCAGCTCCTCACACCTTCGCACTTCTTCCAAGCGACCGGGATGCGCCTGAGAGCCGCGCGGTGTTGGGCGTGGGGACCGCGGTTGCACTGCTGCGAAGGCTCCGACGAATGCTCTAAGGACGGAGAACACCGGACACAGGTACCCAACACCCACTCATGCCACAGCCCGCTCCTTGCACCCTGAAACTGCTGCGTTCTCCTTTTTGCCGCTACTGAAATAAACGACTTTCTGAGTCCCAAAGTTTTCACTGAGAACCCAGAGCGCTTTGACAACTACAGCTCAcgatggaaatattttcatttgatgcTGCCAGGAAGCGCAGCACGAACAGAAAAGGGGAGGTATCGGGAGACATTCAGagtgctgcagggctcctgCAAAGTCTCCATGCTACTCCCATCAGCTGACTGTTCATATGGCAGAGCACTGTTCCACACAAACGGAGGGATATCAGGATGTTCTTATACTGCAACCCTTGgcttaaagaaacagaactgaggCCAAACATGGCAATTTAAATCAGATATGATTTGCTTTTGTGATGCGTTGGTTAGGAAAAGATGCTCACCTGGGTCAAAGGGTGGGAAAGAAAGCTacaggaaatcacagaatcacagaattgtaggggttggaagggacctccagagattaTTGTCCgacctccctgccaaagcaggttccctacagcaggtagcacaggtaggcatccaggcaggtcttgaacatctccagagaaggagactccaccacctccctgggcagcctgttccagtgctccgtcacctcactgtaaagaagttcttgcgcacatttgtgcggaacttcctatgctgcagttttggCAGAAATGGAGATGTGTAAATGCAACGGAGATTCAAGCAGCCCCCAgtccaacagcagcagaggagatAGGAACTCTGCAGTCTGAGTTTGAGGGAAATACCTTCAAAGGGGAAGatgtatctttaaaataaagtacagctgcctttaaaataaagcacaacCTAAGAAGTACTTTTTAATGTGGTCTAATAGAGATAGGATGAAGGGGAAATGTTTAGAATGAAGACATTTGGATTACTTGTTGGGGGAAACGCTTTACTGAGGGGGCTGtgaggcacagctgcccagagaagctgtgggtgcccttCCCTGGGGGCActtgaggccaggctgggtgggcactgggcagcctgagctggtggggggcaacatgcccatggcagggggtttgggGCTGAGTGAGATCTAAGAACCCTTCCACCCCAAGCAGTCTGTGGTTCTATGAGTTTGTTGAGACTCCCAGTGAGAAGGATCCAGCAAGAGCTGTTCTGTGTCTGTGTCatagttttatgatttttattatcagtattccacatcataacatcctGTAAAGCTCATGaaattaaagagttaatactcCAGTTCCGTGGACTCACTTCCAGATACCTGGTTCTCAGATGAGAAGAGCTACATATCCAAGAGGACATCACTGTGTTCAGAGGGGAAGATAAGACCCACAAGTGATGGGATTCTCTCTcactgcctggcagtgtgtggGTGGCTCCTCAGCCATTCCACCTTCAATTCAAAGCAAGGCCTTCGGTTTCggacactctctctcattttatttgacttATTAGACTCAATTCCAATTATACTGTATTCTATTTTGTAATCTTGCAATTCAGTAAAATCAACTTTCCTtctcagattgttgctgctgttctgtctttgggcacagctcccatctccctgctctcccttttaccctttccctttttttgggCCGGTGGGCCTGCAGGCCTGCTGCCCCATGCTGGATAGAGATTGATCTAGataactccgtgacagattttggTGGAGAAAGCAGGCACTCTGAACTGTTTAacattagcagaaaaaaagaaaaaggatttctgtAAGTCAGAGAGTTGCAGAGCACTGGTAGCTAGCTTTGACCTTCATAGATTAGACTGTAGGGGCAGTCTGCCAGGCTCCGGACTCTGTACTGagtgtttttgttggtttgtttttttcttttttagcaaaTGCCAGCTATGaaactgttcttcattttaGGAAGAACATGAAGGATTAAAGACCAGTATGTTTTTTGGAAGTTACTGGTTTCTTACTAAGTTCATCATTTCCTGTTGTGGAGTTGTATGAATATACAAACAAGTAAGGGCACTGATGAGACACCTGCCTGGTACCCGTATTCAATGTTGTATGATTTGAATATTGACAATTACATCCCAGATGAAATAGCTGATTTTACGAACAACACAGTGTTTAAGCCAGTTTCCAGGCTCTCCTCTTGGTTCTTTATGCATTTTTGGAATGCTGAGATAGTGATTGTGTTTGTGCTCATGTTATCAATTTCCCAAAATGGATAGGACAAGGGcgaatggttttaaactgagacaggggaggtttaggttagatattaggaggaagtttttcacacagagggtggcaaagcactggaacaggttgcccaaggaggctgtggatgctgcattcctggaggcattcaaggccaggctggatgtggctctgggcagcctggtctggtggttggtgaccctgcacgtagcagggggttgaaacttcatgatcattgtggtccttttcaatccaggccattctatgattctatgattctatgattctatgattctgattctgtgattctatgattctatgatatggtCAGTGcataaagccagtggagaatggaggctcACGGTAGATTACTGTGGCCCGAATGAGGTCAaacccccactgagtgctgctgtgccagatatGTTAGAATTCCAGTATGAACTGTAGTCAAAAGCAGCCATACAGCATGTCACCATGGACACTGACAATGCCttcttctccattcctttggccacaGAATGcaggccacagtttgctttcatctGGAAGGGCATTCAGTATACTTGGAACcatttgccccaggggtggaaacatagcccaaccatttgccatgggttaATCCAAACTCCATCAGAACAGGgtggtgctcctgagcacctggaGTATATTGGTGATATCATTGTGTAGGGAGATACATCAGAGGTAGTTTTCAAGGAAGGAGAGtgaataatccaaattcttctgcatgGTGGTTCCACTATTAagtgaagcaaagtgaaaggacctgcccaggaaatcCAGTTCCTGGGAGTATAATGGCAAGATGGGTTTCATCACATCCCAGCAGATGTGattgacaaaatcactgctatgtctccatGCACTAGCAAGAAAGggacacaatcttttctgggcatagtgggcttttggagaatgcatgttccaaactatagcttcattgtaagccccctttatcaGGTGACACAGAATAATAGTAATTCTGCATAGGGTTCTGACCAGCAGCAGGCATTTGAGCAAATcaaacaggagatagcccaaATCATGTCCCTGGGACCAGTACGGATGGGACAGAAcgtaaagaacatcctctacactgctgctggagagaaaggtcccacttggagtttgtggcagaGCCTCAGGAATGAgccgaggccgacccctggggTTTTGGAGTAGAGCATACAGGTCAGGAGAGTGCTACgctccaactgaaaaggagatcttagctgcatatgagggggttcgggctgcttctgaagtaattggcagtgaaacacagctcctcctGGCACCTggactgccagtgctgaactggatgtttaaaggaaaggttccctccacccatcatgctactgatgccacttggagtaagtgggtTGCGTTGATTACGCAGCGAGcgcggatggggaacctcagccatccaggaatcctagaggaatccaggaatcctagatcatggactggcctgaaggtaaaaaatTTGGAACACCACCTGCAGAATTGGTGCTGTGAGCTAAAGCAGCCCCACtatacaatgaactaccagaaaatgaaatttgctgttcacagatggatcatGTTGTactgtgggaaagcatcgcagatggaaagctgctgtgtggagccccacacaacaagttgcagaggccactgaagggaaaggagatcgagccaatttgcagaggtaaaggctgcccagctggccttagatgttgctgagcgggagaggtggccaatgctctgtctttacactgactcatggatggtagcaaatgccttatgggggtggttgCAGCAGTTGGAACAAATCAACTGGCAACAGAAGAGTAAACCTATTTGcgctgctgaactgtggaaagataTTGCTGCCTGAATAAAGGATATGGCTGCAAAGGTGTACCACatagatgctcatgtgcccaagggcagggctactgaagaacagcaaaacaaccatcaggtagaccaagctgccagaattgaggtggctcaaatagacctggactggcagaacaagggtgaattatttctagcttgGTGGGCCCGAGACCTCGGGCCGTCATGGAAGAGAtacaacatacaaatgggctagagaccaaGAGGTGGACTTCACTGTGGAtgctattgcacaggttattcatgactgtgacacatgtgccacaattaaacaagccaagaggatgaaacctctctgggaggaaaggcgatggcaaaagtacaaatatggggaggcatggcaggttgattatatcaccttgccacgatcttgcaatggtaagcattatgtgcttactatggtggaggcaaccactggtGGCTTGCAAaatgcagtaccccatgctactgccTAAAACACCATATTAGGCCTGGAGAGACAAATCCTATGGTGACATGGCACTCCAGAAAGAATTAAGTCTGAcaatgggactcatttcaaaaactCTCTTGTAAATGtttgggccaaagatcatggcattgaaTGGATTTATCGCATTCCCTACcatgcaccagcttctggtaaaattgaacgct from Lagopus muta isolate bLagMut1 chromosome Z, bLagMut1 primary, whole genome shotgun sequence carries:
- the MCIDAS gene encoding multicilin, with the translated sequence MVPRPGRGMEAGGHPAGWLRPRLPAAPLRAERGAEQRRRPGRGRRDGMEQGGRRAFGSICPNRAPGPPVRGAKKPARSSGAAAGTSPTGLSPRGPEPRPRRGPSGPAPALSHRRLSPPTAHAARDWQELVARGPVLPAAMVGPAAPPQGPCLQDEPEFDFQDLRDAVHDFMSDASTWVPPPPDCADFDFSLGEDVAFGTCVERPQPPESLQPCWRDAAERQGQALGDALEENSQLQEALAQKQEELETLRESNVQLKELANQARQLATVLDKLMLPARPGGAALPPPAPPPPAGCCGRAEAAGVGGMLRAVSAQCRAALRSLAGSPAAKRPRLHGAFRGLRTARAAVPLSAGDAELEGGGSLRVAFGEQGGIRTLAFPQGNAFTLHTADGGYRFRWVPR
- the CCNO gene encoding cyclin-O, with amino-acid sequence MVAEADGRRGATLQRLKSGPRPRHCPALLRRSRRLKKEETSAESRLELQTFREYGESWYLSRKALESRFQPREPLARQPQVTAEARCLLISWLIPVHRELGYSFEAFCLTVNIIDRFLDTTPVAADCFQLLGATALLLACKQVEMHPPRVKQLLALCCNAFSREQLCNLECIVLHKLGFSLGAPTVSFFLEHFTRVRLEAPGADSGEAADAGSLARGVAEISLADYTFTKYPPSLLAAASLGLADRLLLHRCPLDLRVSGYRRQELRNCMAELRLLVSLNAATLPLVVPAEVLRKCLWLRDGE